From a region of the Sminthopsis crassicaudata isolate SCR6 chromosome 6, ASM4859323v1, whole genome shotgun sequence genome:
- the FERMT3 gene encoding fermitin family homolog 3: MAAWELQVFVGDPDVQEESVTLLVTGESHIGGVILKIVEEIKRKQDWSDHGLWWEQKKLWLLQTHWTLDKYGILADARLYFGPQHRPVTLRLPNRRALRLRASFSQPLFRAVAAICRVLSIRHPEELSLLRAPEKKEKKKKDKEPEEEVFDLSSVVLAAGVAPAQFRGMPAHFSDSPETEACYRMLSRPQPPPDPAQLLRLPRPGSLADKTQLHSRWLDSSRCLMQQGIKPGDTLWLRFKYYSFFDLDPKADPVRLTQLYEQARWDLLLEEIDCTEEEMMVFAALQYHINKLALSGDTEEPASPGGLDDLDAALNNLEVKLEGSAPTDVLDSLTAIPELKDHLRIFRPRKLTLKGYRQYWVVFKETTLSYYKSQDEAPGDPIQQLHLKGCEVVPDVNVSGQKFCIKLLVPSPEGMSELCLRCQDEQQYAQWMAGCRLASKGRTMADSSYQSEVQAILAFLSLQRAGGGSGPANPQGPDASGEGLNPHGLVAPRFQRKLKAKQLTPRILEAHQNVARLSLSEAKLRFIQAWQSLPDFGISYFIVRFKGSRKDEVLGIANNRLIRIDLAVGDVVKTWRFSNMRQWNVNWDIRQVAIEFDEHINVAFSCVSAGCRVLHEYIGGYIFLSTRERARGEELDEDLFLQLTGGHEAF, from the exons ATGGCAGCCTGGGAGCTCCAGGTGTTCGTGGGGGACCCCGACGTCCAGGAGGAGTCGGTGACCCTTCTGGTCACGGGCGAGTCCCACATCGGCGGCGTCATCCTCAAGATCGTGGAGGAGATCA AGCGGAAGCAGGACTGGTCGGACCACGGGCTGTGGTGGGAGCAGAAGAAGCTGTGGCTGCTGCAGACCCACTGGACCCTGGACAAGTACGGCATCCTGGCGGACGCCCGGCTCTACTTCGGCCCGCAGCACCGGCCCGTCACCCTGCGGCTGCCCAACCGCCGGGCCCTGCGGCTGCGCGCCAGCTTCTCGCAGCCCCTCTTCCGCGCCGTGGCCGCCATCTGCCGCGTCCTCA GCATCCGCCACCCTGAGGAGCTGTCCCTGCTCCGGGCCccggagaagaaggagaagaagaagaaggacaaGGAGCCAGAAGAGGAGGTGTTTGACCTGTCCTCGGTGGTCCTGGCTGCCG GAGTGGCCCCGGCCCAGTTCCGGGGGATGCCGGCCCACTTCTCCGACAGCCCCGAGACCGAGGCCTGTTACCGGATGCTCAGCCGCCCCCAGCCGCCCCCAGACCCCGCCCAGCTGCTGCGCCTGCCCCGGCCCGGCTCCCTGGCTGACAAGACCCAGCTGCACAGCAG GTGGCTGGACTCCTCCAGGTGTCTGATGCAGCAGGGAATCAAGCCCGGGGACACCCTGTGGCTGCGCTTCAAGTACTACAGCTTCTTTGACCTGGACCCCAAG GCCGACCCTGTGCGCCTCACGCAGCTCTACGAGCAGGCCCGCTGGGACCTGCTGCTGGAGGAGATCGACTGCACGGAGGAGGAAATGATGGTCTTCGCGGCCCTGCAG TACCACATTAACAAGCTGGCCCTGAGCGGGGACACGGAGGAGCCGGCCAGCCCCGGCGGCCTGGACGACCTGGACGCCGCCCTAAACAACCTGGAGGTGAAGCTGGAGGGCTCGGCCCCCACCGACGTGCTG GACAGCCTGACGGCCATCCCCGAGCTCAAGGACCATCTGCGCATCTTCCG GCCCCGGAAGCTCACCCTCAAGGGCTACCGCCAGTACTGGGTCGTGTTTAAAGAGACCACGCTCTCCTACTACAAGAGCCAGGACGAGGCCCCCGGGGACCCCATCCAGCAGCTGCACCTGAAGG GCTGCGAGGTGGTGCCCGACGTCAACGTCTCCGGGCAGAAGTTCTGCATCAAGCTCCTGGTGCCCTCGCCGGAGGGCATGAGCGAGCTCTGCCTGCGCTGCCAGGAC GAGCAGCAGTACGCCCAGTGGATGGCCGGCTGCCGGCTGGCCTCCAAGGGGCGCACCATGGCCGACAGCAGCTACCAGAGCGAAGTCCAGGCCATCCTGGCCTTCCTCAGCCTGCAGCGGGCCGGCGGAGGCTCGGGCCCGGCCAACCCGCAGGGCCCCGACGCCAGCGGGGAGGGGCTCAACCCCCACGGCCTCGTGGCCCCCCGGTTCCAGCGGAAGCTGAAGGCCAAGCAG CTGACCCCGCGGATCCTGGAGGCGCACCAGAACGTGGCCCGCCTGTCCCTGTCCGAGGCCAAGCTGCGCTTCATCCAGGCCTGGCAGTCCCTGCCCGACTTCGGCATCTCCTACTTCATCGTCAG gttTAAGGGCAGCCGAAAGGACGAGGTCTTGGGCATCGCCAACAATCGCCTGATCCGCATCGACCTGGCCGTGGGCGACGTGGTGAAGACCTGGCGCTTCAGCAACATGCGGCAGTGGAACGTCAACTGGGACATCCGCCAG gtGGCCATCGAGTTTGACGAGCACATCAACGTGGCCTTCAGCTGCGTGTCGGCCGGGTGCCGGGTCCTGCACGAGTACATCGGCGGCTACATCTTCCTGTCCACCCGGGAGCGCGCCCGAGGCGAGGAGCTGGACGAGGATCTCTTCCTGCAGCTTACCGGGGGCCACGAGGCCTTCTGA